The segment ACAACCTAATTTTCATTAGTATGGAGTTGCTCCTCCCTTTTCTCAACTCATCtaagaaggcttttcacaaaacTCTGGagtatgtttgtgggaattttttACCCATTTAATCTAATTagcatttatgaggtcaggTTAAGGATTTGGTGTGTTTGAAGTAGGGCTGTCATGTGATTAaaaatttaattactattaatcgctattaaagaaccaaattaatcgtgattaatcgactgcaaaaataactaacCAAAATTtaaagttatgcacatttttattgcaagaaaatgAGGCAAAACAAGGCAAGGCAAgcttatttgtatagcaccttttaaacacagtggcaattcaaagtgctttacttaagaagaaaataaaagcattaaaacagagatctagaacctcaaataaaattattataaaagtattatttctaaattatctttagaaagcCATCCAATGCCtgtatagagttgttaacagctacccatttttaagccagttatttaaaatgaaatctgttcacattatctggcagaAGTGAGGATCTTGTCCTGTTCATaatcctgccactgaaaacaggcgctcagggtactaataaccatttctagatgcaacacatataacgtcatgtagaccaagcgtctacagtccattgcaatccatttaacaccagtgtttgtaatgttccttGTACATTTCATGGGCTTTAcatccaaattcatctgaaataaagttagactgagtctgagctcattttgcctgtaacgcTTATCTGTGCGCTCAGATGCCCGACGAGACAAAGGCGTGCTTTGACCAAAGATTatattaaagcgtcaattaataactgtaattttgtctagtgatgatttctcactgCTACACATttcgcaatatgtagcagcagcagctcgagtagTTTGTAACTCACAACCACAAACTGAAAAAAGAacgctatacagtataaacagtataaacacaatgttgctgtgttaaagcagtgcAAATTACCACATTGAcgtatgtttaaagtggcacaaacgtAGCCCATTAAAATTGTttgattaataattttttaattagcGTGATTAACGACAGCCATAGTTTAAAGATTTGAGGTtggggctttgtgcaggctactggagtttctttacatcCAATTGGCCAAACCATGTCTgtttggaccttgctttgtgcacgacAGGCACAGTCGTGTGGaaacagcatttatttatttcatatagtTGATTTTCTACACCTGTTTATATTAGGGTTGACATTTTCAAATATGTGGAAGTAGAGTTATTTACCatgttttaatttacatttattcctTGTAGGTTCTGATGCTAAAGACAAATGTGCTGATCAGCTAATTGCTGTCAGTACAGAGCAGATGGACACACAAGGTTTCCCTCCCGGATGGACAAAAGAGACGAGACAGCGAAAGCAAGGCAAGACAGCTGGCAAACTGGACACCTACATTATCAGGTAGGTGTTATTACCCTGGTTCCAGGGTTCCACATCTGCCATCCGCCACTGTTTCACTGCTATTGAAAAAaagagagcttaaacgactgtatgattgttgtgatggttcgagtcgttacagagacgcacttataatttaatgggattcctgcgcctttaagcctttaactggtgacatcgtagtcatggcaactaactttgaccttcgctgagaagccatgtgacttttacggcaaaagaacgcggttagtaatgtaaacaataataataaatataaataattatcttgtaatatattaccgaagcatcgtctgtaagtagtgccgtttatattctcagttgtttgtaaatgattagtgagtatatcacagcgttttagttacaaatttaccgtaattaaatacaattgttaccgttactatagcaattagtatctttacacaaaatgctaactcgttagcgctattttacgtttggttaaatctcatattgtaccagatgtaacacttgactacagctgtgtgcttttactgtattaagtctttattgtttttattgtttgtatctttacttcattctggtgcacacagtgtatcacacagctggcgagcaaataaaaccgactgtattctgaagagagctgtctgtctgtctgtctgtctgagcaagggggataaactattagtgagggcagaacaattgtcttaaaatacactgtaaaatcctacattaactgcatctctcaaaatgcatgctgattttgtgacctgcaaagtgacacatcccgccagtagatgatgttaagaaatatttacacaaaaagaagataagtaagaaaattaagcagaaggagaaaatttaatgaaaatgaaaacaagtttgtgcttcaggaagagaaaacagtgcgtctcttgtgttatgaggctgtgtctgtggtaaaggaggacaatataaatgcagaatttaacctccaagaaaaacaacagactgcaatcacagcagaatacgttacaatcggccctttgagggccacaataatgctgatgtggccctcggtgaaaatgagtttgacacccctggtctagaagatgaccaactcaaacagcagcaatagatgagcgatcatctctgactttacatctacaaggtggaccaactaggtaggagtgtctaatagagtggacagtgagtggacacggtatttaaaaactccagcagcactgctgtgtgtgatccactcataccagcacaacacacactaacacaccaccaccatgtcagtgtcactgcagtgctgagaatgatccaccacccaaataatacctgctctgtagtggtcctgtgggggtcctgaccattgtataacagggtgaaagcagggtaaaaaaagtatgcagagaaacagatggatgcagtaattgtagaactacaaagtgcttctatatggtaagtggagctgataaaatgggcagtgagtgtttaatgttatagctgatcggtgtatatttccaTGTGTtctcattatatattttcttcCATGAAAGTCCTGAGGGAAAACGCTTCAGATCAAAAGGAGAACTCCAAAAGTACCTGCGCACTGAGGAATGTGCCCATCTGAACCTGGATATGTTTGACTTTACtagaccaaaaaataaaaaatcaaacacTGAAAGGACTTCACAGAAAGAACATAAAGAAGAAAAGGAAAATACGAATCAAACTGCAGAAAGTTTTGAtccagtagcagcagtgggaGCGGTGCAGAATGAGGGGATGGAGACAAAGCCGAACAGTAATGACGACCAGATTCATGAGACAGAGAATGAAAAGCAAACGCTTGTAAAAGAAGAGCAGGAAGGACTAGAGATTGATAAAGAAGACGCCAGCAGCAGTAAAAACGACGCCAAACTTATGAATGTTCCTGGTATAAATATTCATGCTGCATCAGACagtgaggaggaggagaaaaAGGATGCGAGAGCAGAACAGGTTGAAGTAAAGGAAGGAAAGCAGAAGAACACTGAGACTACAAACGGGATTTGCTCGCCCATCAGAAGCTCACAAAACAGTAAGTAGAACCTTATCTACTGCTAAGTAAGATTACATTTgctcattaaataataataataatcttcaaATTAGGTACAGACAGTTATATAAAATATGgatttatactttatatttcaatacttttttaattaaactaatCTCTAAAAAAGTAATTTAACTTAGTAAAATAATATGATAATTGTAATATGATAAAATAGTTACTTTTACAGTTTTAATTCataatttattgtaaataagTTATCAGTAATATACTAATTATTCAATTAGAATTAATTggacccttaaacaaggccctctTAGCTCCAGGGCCACTGTACAAAGGCTGACCCTgttctctgaccccagcttaaaACTAGCCGGAATATGTGAAAAAATCATTCAATTgtgctgtacacctgtatatgtatatatgacaaattaaggcattccatctgccctggattattattattattgtcattgtcattatcatttattattattattattattattattattattatcattattattattactattatcattactattattattactactattactattattattgttattattattattataatcattattattattattactattattattattatcattatcattattattattatcattataataataataataattattattactattattattactactattactatattattatttttattattattatcattattattattactactattactattactattattattattattattattattatattatcatttattatcattattactactactattattattattattatcattataattatcattatcattatcattactattattattattattattattattactactactactactattatttttattattattattattattattattatggtgttGGAAAAGGCtgtccagtaaggtcatggTAAGCAGTCAACATACTATTTGGAAAGTAGTGTacttatattaattaataatttatgaaATTAAATGACAAATGATTGGCATAGAAAATTAGGATATTTTCAGTATCTCTGCCTCACCCATACTTGTATTCTTTGTTGACTATTAtcagaaggtccttggttcggttcccaggtggagcagtctgggccCTTTTTGTGTGATTGATTGATCGATCAATTGATTGAATGATTATTTTGTGTTATAGCAGCAATTCACATACATCACAAAAACATCAATGTAGTGCAGAAATAGACTAAAAGtagtttatataaaataaaataaaaataacacgaaaaataatataaaatataaaaaatataaaaataaattcaaaaaaataaaatgaaaaaggaatcaaaaataaaagattaaaaatgtaatgttaatataaagatataaaaacataaaaagacaaaaaactAAATGACCAAAGAATAAATGGGTATAATTTAAAAAGTATGGTGTGCAGTTGTCCATTGTGCAAACGAACTAGGCTGTTTTATCCTTCTTTAATGTTCTTTAGGTCATGTAACACATTCTGCTTTActatattatttgcttttttaggGACAAAGTTATTATTAGACAAGAAGAGAACCAGTCCATACTTCAGGGGGAAGAGTGATGGTAGGTAACTTTTCATTCCAAACAGCTTAAAATGAGAAAGCATTTCCAGTTTTATAGCAGTGGGACAAGTGTATAaataacaaagtatgtaactaaATCAATCCAAATATAGGAAAACAACCAACACTACTAGAAAACAGCCATTGGGGCCCAATTAATATACATGTAGTGCCGCGTAGGGAACACAAGCCCCCATGTGCCAGTCTGTGAAACCAGAGGACGATTTTATTCAGCAGACCAAATGAGAGATAttttcaacaacaaaaaaacggTTTTGGATTCCTAATGCAGCAGACATCTGGCTACTTATATATAGACTAAACACTGGACTGGCACTTTAAAACAGAAACATAGAGACATaacttatacaccgatcagccataacattaaaaccacctccttgtttctacacacactgtccattttatcggctccacttaccatatagaagcactttgtagttctacaattactgactgtagtccatctgtttctctacatgctttgttagccccctttcatgttgttcttcaatggtcaggacccccacaggaccactacagagcaggtattatttaggtggtggatcattctcagcactgcagtgacattaacatggtggtggtgtgttagtgtgtgttgtgctggtatgagtggataagacacagcggcgctgatggagtttttaaacacctcattgtcactgctggactgaaaatagtccaccaaccaaaaatatccagccaacagtgccccatgggcagcgtcctgtgaccactgatgaaggtctagaagatgaccaactcaaacagcagcaatagatgagcgatcatctctgactttacatctacaaggtggaccaacgaggtaggagtgtctaatagagtggacagtgagtggacacagtatttaaaaactccagcagtgctgctgtgtctgatccactcataccagcgcaacacacactaacacaccaccaccatgttagtgtcactgcagtgctgagaatgatccaccacccaaataatacctgctttgtagtggtcctgtgggggtcctgaccattgaagaacagggtgaaagcaggttaaaaaagtatgtagagaaacagatggactacagtcagtaattgtagaactacaaagtgcttctatatggtaagtggagccgataaaatggacagtgtgtgtagaaacaagaaggcggttttaatgttatgaattCCAAATTCAAGAGCTTTCTCTCTATCTCTTAGGTCTCAGTCCTCCTAGACGTAAAGCATTAAGAAAGTGGACTCCTCCTCGCTCACCCTTCAAACTGGTACAGGAAACCCTGTTCCACGATCCCTGGAAGCTTCTAGTGGCCACCATCTTCCTCAACAGGACGAGTGGTAAGCATTGGCCGCTTCTGCTAACAGAAAGAGATACATGCACAGTATGTAAGTGTTGAATACTGTACATGTTGAACATAACATCATATTGTACATTgctatttgtatgtgtgtaggcaAACTGGCAATACCCATATTGTGGCAGTTTTTTGAACGGTACCCGTCTGCAGAGGTAACACAAACCAGTGACTGGAAGCCACTGGCTGATCTCATGCAGCCACTGGGCCTCAACGCCCTCCGAGCCAAAGCAATCATCCGCTTTTCTGGTAGGCAACTGCATCGTATACATTTCCATCCAAGTGCTGTTACTGAAGTAAAATACACtttatggccgaaagtatgtgaacacctgacaaTCAGCATGTTGGATATACTATTCCCAAATCGTAgacattaatatagagttggcTATAAAATATATGGCTAcaccagcctccactcttctgggaaggcttttcataAAGTTCTAAAGTGTATCTATTTGGTCAAAAGAGCTTTCATGAGGTCAGGCCCTGATGTTAGATGAGAAGGCCTGATTCACAGtcgacattctaattcatcccaaaggtttttAATAGAGTTGAGATCAGGGTTGTGGGCAGCCAATGGAGTTGCTTTAAAACAAGCTTAACAAACCCTGTCTTTGCAGACCTTGCTTTgcacacaggggcacagtcatgctggaacaggaaagggccttccacaAACTGCTGCACAATTGTCATAAGATTTGtttcatataattaattttgtaCACATGTTAGCAGTAGGTTTTTGAAAAACACCTAAACACTATAGTTAGCAATGGATGTCCACTTATTTTTGGATATATAAATTTAGTGCAGCAGTGCAAAAGTATTTTAGGAAAGATTTATTAGGAATgttttatgtaatattaattatatacattatatttatataatattttatacagtataagcggctataataataaacctttctacatatttaaacagccttAATCATTGTACACTTTAAACATCAAAATGTCTTAAAAAATGCAGCAGTTCTGCAGATTGGACATGTTTATAGTGGGGATTCCCAAAAAGTAGAGGCCTTTTGAATATGATGAAACAGGTGATTTATAGCATACATATGCAGCTGAAAAATCTTTAGCACTTACATGATGCATTCAAATTactctccaggccacccaaggagtctggttcctctcaagtaGGGCTTGGCGGTAAGACGGTACATTCActataccgtctttgattcctcatacggtatggattttttatataccgccataccgtagcaCAGTTAATTTTAATAGCTGTTGGCTTTAAAAGGCAgcagatcatataatattgttcgccgctaaaagcgctatggaACGTTGTGCAGATTAAGGGGTTAGccagttagcattagcatgacagtgttaacagatgagagaggtttcctTAATATGATGAAAAAAATTAActaaacagatggaggatgaagagagggaaaccaaatatgcaccggaagTACCTGCCAAAAAATTAAGCcgtgtcggcagtttagaacagactaaaacactgtatactgtatggtTTGTCAAGCCACGGATGTTACAGACAACAACGTTAaaatccacatatgcaaggacacgattcctctatagacgGTCAAGAAacaagctttcagagcaataattaaaacagtggatttCAGGTATGTCTTACAGGGGAAGATACTTCATGTTAGTTGCTATTCCAACGTTACAGGCAAACTGGAATCAgagatatttaaagtcgtccacttttctataacagacctgtggtcaagttgtacagtggagtttgcaaactTCATTCTATTAGTTAAAGagagagctaagggtaattgtataatacttcaatattaaataaacaataacaattttatatattgcacctgtttcacgCGTACtaattccatcatatattgtgtcattttgtggggccaagcaaagcttatagtacttgAGTACCTTCATTcatacagtactgtgaaaaagtatttgcccccttacaGATTTCTTTTGTTTCTGCACATGTCAcacttaaatgtttcagattatCAAACAAATTTGAATATCAGAAAGCAACATATTATGTCCCGATCTGAAGAAATTCAAGAACAGATGAGAAACAAAGTAATTGACATCTATCAGTCTGAAaaaggttacaaagccatttatAAGGCTAtgggactccagcgaaccacagtgagagctattatccacaaatggaaaaaacatggaacagtggtgaaccttcccaGGAGTGGCCGGCCTACCAAAATTACTCCAGGAGCGCATCGACGactcatccaggaggtcacaaatGAACCCAGAGCAACATCTAAAGCACGTTACATCTGGCGTAAAACTAACACAGCATTTCAGAAAAAGAACATCATACATACatcagtcaaacatggtggtagtgtgatggtctggggctgatTTGCTGCTTCAGGACCTGGACCTGTaattgatggaaccatgaattctgctctctaccagaaaatccTAAAGGAGAATGTCCGGCCATCAGTTTGTGACCTTAAGCTCAAGCACACCAGCGAGTCAACCTCTGAATggctgaaaaaaaacaaaatgaaggtTTTGGACTGGCCTAGTCAAAGTCCGGACTTGAATCcgattgagatgctgtggcatgaCCTTAAACAGGCCGTTCATGCTCGAAAACCCTCCAATGTggctgaattaaaacaattctgcaaagaagagtgggCCAAAATGCCTCCACAGAGATGTGAAAGACTCATTGCCAGTTATCGCAAACGCttgattgcagttgttgctgccaagggtggcacaaccagttattaggtttaggggacaaatactttttcacatagaGTCAGGTTGGTTTGGATAGCTTTCTTCCCTTAATGAATGAAATCATCATTGAAAAACTGCATTTTGTATTCACTCAGATTATCTTTGTCTGATGTTGAAATTTGTTTGATGATCTGAAAAATGTAAGTAtgacaaaaaaagcaaaaaccaaagaaatctgtaagggggcaaatactttttcacagcactgtacatggtgaaattaaaactttttatatgctatgtacttatgacagtagaatcagccacagacatataaaagctcccagtcatacaaaaattaaacataccgtgatatactGTGAAACcgccagaatcttaaaaaatactgtgatacaaatttttgctTATGCCACCCAGCCCTACTCTTAagatttcttcctgtaattttaaggaagtttgtccttgccactgtcacccttggcttgggttttctggtctgttggtcctggatgctgtaaagttgctttgaatctATTGTAGAAAGTAATGTTTCCAACACTTTGTGTAATCCATGCCACAAAGAACGGAGGCTGTTCTACCCATTAATACTATGTGTTCCAAATAATTTGGCCAGTAAGTGTATATAGTCAAGTAGAACCAGTATGCGATATGTCTATtatatgattttttaaatgtttttcatgGCAGACGAATTCCTCACCAAATCATGGCGATATCCTAACGAATTACACGGCATTGGTAAATACGGCAACGATTCGTACCGCATCTTCTGTGTGGGAGAATGGAGAGAGGTGAGACTTCATCACAGTTCCTACAGAGTTCTCATTTATCAAAAAGTGCTGGCAGTAGATTCATTTACCTTGTTTGTGATCTATTTTACAGGTCACCCCAAGTGATCACAAACTGAACTATTATCACAAGTGGCTGTGGGAGAACCAGGAACGATTAGGGATCTGATATTTAAGAACAGGCATTAGCTCTTCTTACCACTATATGTAATAAGTGTAATCAGTTGTTTTAACCAGGCACTGCCAGCAAAGCAGTGGTGTTGCATGTCCTACATAACGATTCTGAAAAATTCAGCACCAGAGTGAATTTTACCTGATTCTGCAGAAACCTTTGAGTCTGTAATGAATTcctgaaagaaaacaaaagcttTGATCAATATTACAGTTCATGCAATAATACACATGATTTACCCTCAGCTGGCACAGTGTCGAAGCCTAATCAAGGACCAACCAATCAGAACTGAGTATTCACCATAGCTTCATTTGGGCTCCTTGATAATGTATCTCAGCTGTAATATTGATACACcgattaaccataacattaaattgaTACACcgattaaccataacattaaaaccatctccctgtctctacactcactgtccattttatcagctccacttaccatatagaagcactttgtagttcaaggaccaccacagagcaggtattatttaggtggtggatcattctcagcactgcagtgacactgacatggtggtggtgtgttagtgtgtgttgtgctggtatgagtggatcagacacagcagcgctgctgaagtttttaaataccatgtccactctattagacactcctacctagttggtccaccttgtagatgtaaagtcagagacgatcgctcatctgttgctgctgttgagttggtcatctactagaccttcatcagtggtcacaggacgctgacagtgaggtgtttaaaaactccagcagcgctgctgtgtcttatcttctcataccagcacaacacacactaacacaccaccaccatgtcagtgtcactgcagtgctgagaatgacccaacacctaaatgatacccgctctgtgggggtcctgacaattgaaaaacacggtaaaagcaggctaaaaaaagcatacagagaaacagatggactacagtcagtaattgtagaactacaaagtgcttctatatggtaaatggaaatgataaaatggacagtgagtgta is part of the Trichomycterus rosablanca isolate fTriRos1 chromosome 7, fTriRos1.hap1, whole genome shotgun sequence genome and harbors:
- the mbd4 gene encoding methyl-CpG-binding domain protein 4 — translated: MDTQGFPPGWTKETRQRKQGKTAGKLDTYIISPEGKRFRSKGELQKYLRTEECAHLNLDMFDFTRPKNKKSNTERTSQKEHKEEKENTNQTAESFDPVAAVGAVQNEGMETKPNSNDDQIHETENEKQTLVKEEQEGLEIDKEDASSSKNDAKLMNVPGINIHAASDSEEEEKKDARAEQVEVKEGKQKNTETTNGICSPIRSSQNRTKLLLDKKRTSPYFRGKSDGLSPPRRKALRKWTPPRSPFKLVQETLFHDPWKLLVATIFLNRTSGKLAIPILWQFFERYPSAEVTQTSDWKPLADLMQPLGLNALRAKAIIRFSDEFLTKSWRYPNELHGIGKYGNDSYRIFCVGEWREVTPSDHKLNYYHKWLWENQERLGI